One genomic segment of Bacteroides caccae includes these proteins:
- a CDS encoding M28 family metallopeptidase, which produces MKEKVLLIFFLCNVALFVSAQSHMEKGLQSISRSSTEAIINFLAGDELQGREAGFHGSRVASEYIVSLLQWIGVQPLNESYFQPFEAYRKERQKKGRLEVHPDSIAKLKQEVHQKLSMRNVLGMIPGKNTKEYVIVGAHFDHLGIDPALDGDQIYNGADDNASGVSAVLQIVRAFVASGKQPERNVIFAFWDGEEKGLLGSKYFVQTCPFISRIKGYLNFDMIGRNNKPQQPEHVVYFYTAAHPVFGDWLKEDIKKYGLRLSPDYRAWDNPVGGSDNGSFAKAGIPIIWYHTDGHPDYHQPSDHADRLNWDKIVEITKASFLNMWKMSNEREF; this is translated from the coding sequence ATGAAAGAGAAAGTCTTGTTAATTTTCTTTTTGTGTAATGTTGCATTATTTGTATCAGCTCAGTCTCACATGGAAAAAGGATTGCAAAGTATTAGCCGTTCTTCTACTGAAGCTATTATTAATTTTTTAGCAGGTGACGAGTTGCAGGGACGCGAAGCCGGATTCCATGGCTCGCGTGTAGCTTCGGAATATATTGTTTCTTTGTTGCAATGGATAGGAGTGCAGCCTCTGAATGAAAGTTATTTCCAGCCTTTTGAAGCCTATCGCAAAGAAAGGCAAAAGAAAGGTCGCCTCGAAGTTCATCCCGATTCTATTGCTAAACTGAAGCAGGAGGTTCATCAAAAGCTTTCCATGAGAAATGTATTAGGCATGATTCCCGGTAAAAATACAAAAGAGTATGTAATCGTAGGCGCTCATTTTGACCATTTGGGCATAGATCCAGCTCTCGACGGAGACCAGATTTATAACGGAGCCGACGATAATGCATCCGGTGTATCCGCTGTATTGCAAATAGTAAGGGCATTTGTTGCCAGTGGAAAGCAGCCGGAAAGAAATGTAATCTTCGCATTTTGGGACGGAGAAGAAAAAGGGTTGCTTGGCTCCAAATATTTTGTGCAAACTTGCCCTTTCATCTCTCGAATCAAAGGCTATCTGAACTTTGATATGATAGGTCGTAATAACAAACCGCAACAGCCTGAACACGTTGTTTATTTTTATACGGCTGCTCATCCGGTTTTTGGAGATTGGTTGAAAGAAGATATCAAGAAGTATGGTTTGCGGTTGTCACCGGATTACCGCGCATGGGATAATCCCGTAGGAGGAAGTGATAACGGTTCATTTGCTAAAGCTGGTATTCCGATCATCTGGTATCATACTGACGGACATCCCGATTATCACCAACCGTCTGATCATGCCGACCGCCTGAATTGGGATAAGATTGTGGAAATCACTAAGGCGTCCTTCCTTAACATGTGGAAAATGTCGAATGAGAGAGAGTTCTGA
- a CDS encoding pepsin/retropepsin-like aspartic protease family protein: MLRHLAGTIILILFGISCAEKRSWTEVTFEHDSYIKVPLTINGDVHWYIFDTGAGVSTILSELAVKYNLRNEREEELAEKIEQGIKKKDSIGRFSVPAVLVPFCIGEKDFSKIDSSKVTNIFAVGELKHYGVSGKNLSGAVIGRTLINQYNWLFNFRTNKLLIADYDVDIPLSLGASCLEMRIDCGGNNMCADVLINDTMPMRFILDSGLYSQPVSVGDYKLMCDLLLPFSPEDKLKNYLYEDYYNTYPLTTSGKIPEMEEHGRISTSLDDSVFLILSSGMKFNNQHLTGVGMYKLPDYFLKEEIYNGYLTNHFIRRFGNMYIDSKNQRVVLFDSPQDSTSLLVTDLQEVVQKLKQGIYEYRTKKNNSLLQRVFRK, translated from the coding sequence ATGCTGAGACATCTGGCTGGAACGATAATACTTATATTGTTTGGTATATCTTGTGCCGAGAAACGTAGTTGGACTGAGGTAACTTTTGAACATGATTCATATATTAAAGTTCCATTGACTATCAATGGTGATGTTCATTGGTATATATTTGACACTGGGGCTGGAGTCTCAACTATTCTTTCTGAATTGGCAGTAAAGTATAATCTTCGAAATGAGAGGGAAGAGGAACTGGCAGAGAAAATAGAGCAAGGAATTAAAAAAAAGGATTCTATCGGGCGTTTTTCCGTTCCAGCGGTGTTGGTGCCTTTTTGTATTGGAGAAAAAGATTTTTCAAAGATAGACTCTAGTAAAGTAACAAATATTTTTGCGGTAGGGGAACTGAAACACTATGGTGTAAGTGGTAAGAATCTCAGTGGGGCAGTTATAGGGCGCACTTTAATAAATCAATATAATTGGTTGTTCAATTTTCGAACAAATAAATTATTAATAGCTGATTACGATGTAGATATCCCGTTATCTTTGGGAGCAAGTTGTTTGGAGATGCGAATAGATTGTGGTGGAAACAATATGTGTGCTGATGTATTGATTAATGATACTATGCCAATGAGGTTTATATTAGACTCAGGCCTGTATTCCCAACCGGTTTCAGTTGGAGATTATAAGCTTATGTGTGATTTGCTTTTACCATTTTCTCCGGAGGATAAACTGAAGAACTATTTATATGAAGATTATTATAATACTTATCCTTTAACAACATCGGGTAAAATACCTGAAATGGAGGAGCATGGCCGGATTTCGACTTCCTTGGATGACTCGGTTTTTCTAATACTTTCTTCTGGAATGAAGTTTAATAATCAGCATCTGACTGGTGTTGGTATGTATAAATTGCCTGATTATTTTCTAAAAGAGGAGATTTATAATGGCTATCTGACAAATCATTTTATAAGGCGTTTTGGAAATATGTATATAGATTCTAAGAATCAAAGAGTTGTTTTGTTTGATTCTCCTCAAGATTCAACTTCTCTTTTGGTTACAGATTTACAAGAGGTTGTGCAAAAGCTGAAACAGGGTATATATGAATACAGAACGAAAAAGAATAACTCTCTGTTACAACGTGTCTTTAGGAAATAA